The following are encoded together in the Patagioenas fasciata isolate bPatFas1 chromosome 7, bPatFas1.hap1, whole genome shotgun sequence genome:
- the LOC136103268 gene encoding uncharacterized protein: MKGNTAHCDGKSAPQKQPCPRDRYKHACIICRGFIYLYGGRNTTSLRDFWRYNIVKSEWEMLDCSRDGPEELEEHSMVAYKGILCIFGGMVDSAFTQAKIPLWIYDTDSARWTECRTVPAETESSAPANRKGHSAVVYQSSMYIYGGYFGIRGISQEFWTFHFDTRRWECVSSLCRSPGPGPRHGHSAVVYHTGMYLFGGLMGLSEQKDFWRWDFVSSSWSSLRTSQGPPPVVGHASIVFKDSMLIFGGGISNSSPQGDLWKYHFPTQTWKKLSNTPKANLPPKMYHCILGIGADFQTTSDFTDPFPSHWRRQQQGHQQRVAVPTHLRLCSYFRQQPAHRAARGEESDAMEMKTFSSPLEPGGFCAFQTTSEAELGPDRATGLSSKDRSLRLFISSEKETFDAAQTVGGEEGTDCEHAAAVDEVCSDTNVLLLLGGKPLSSFSEISLWQTAFESL; the protein is encoded by the exons ATGAAAGGGAACACTGCACACTGTGATGGGAAATCTGCACCCCAAAAGCAGCCCTGTCCCCGCGATCGATATAAACACGCTTGCATTATTTGCAGAGGATTTATTTATCTCTATGGAGGTCGCAACACCACCAGCCTTAGGGATTTTTGGCGATACAACATAG TGAAAAGTGAATGGGAAATGCTGGACTGCTCAAGAGACGGCCCAGAAGAACTGGAAGAACATTCAATGGTGGCTTATAAG GGCATCCTGTGTATTTTTGGTGGGATGGTGGATTCTGCTTTCACGCAAGCTAAAATTCCTCTCTGGATATATGACACTG ATTCTGCGAGATGGACAGAGTGCCGTACCGTACCAGCAGAGACTGAG AGCTCGGCACCAGCTAACAGGAAAGGTCACAGTGCAGTCGTGTACCAGTCCAGCATGTACATCTACGGGGGATACTTTGGCATCAGGGGCATTTCACAGGAGTTTTGGACTTTCCATTTTG acaCAAGGAGATGGGAGTGTGTTTCCAGCCTGTGTCGCAGTCCTGGCCCAGGACCTCGGCACGGCCACTCGGCGGTGGTTTATCACACGGGCATGTACCTCTTCGGAGGGCTGATGGGGCTGAGCGAACAGAAGGACTTTTGGAGGTGGGACTTTGTGAGCAGCAGCTGGTCCAGCCTCAGAACAAG CCAAGGACCTCCTCCAGTGGTAGGTCATGCTTCGATAGTCTTCAAAGACTCTATGCTGATTTTTGGTGGAGGCATTTCAAATTCCAGTCCTCAGGGTGACCTCTGGAAGTATCATTTCCCTACGCAGACATGGAAGAAGCTTAGTAATACTCCAAAGGCAAACTTACCTCCTAAAATGTATCACTGCATCTTAGGAATTGGTGCTGATTTCCAAACTACCTCAGATTTCACCGATCCGTTCCCCAGCCATtggagaaggcagcagcagggccaTCAGCAGCGGGTGGCCGTCCCGACACACCTGCGCTTGTGCAGCTACTTCCGCCAGCAGCCCGCGCACCGAGCGGCCCGTGGAGAGGAAAGCGACGCCATGGAGATGAAAACCTTCAGCTCGCCGCTGGAGCCAGGGGGCTTCTGTGCGTTTCAAACCACTTCAGAGGCAGAACTAGGCCCAGACAGAGCAACAGGCCTTTCGTCAAAGGACAGGTCTCTCCGTCTGTTCATCTCTTCAGAAAAAGAGACTTTTGATGCTGCTCAGActgtgggaggagaggagggaaccGACTGTGAGCACGCAGCTGCAGTGGATGAAGTTTGTAGTGATACCAACGTGCTGCTGCTCCTCGGGGGTAAACCTTTATCCAGCTTCTCTGAGATCTCTCTCTGGCAAACAGCGTTTGAAAGCTTGTGA